The sequence below is a genomic window from Brooklawnia cerclae.
GGCGTACTGGCTCGTCTCGCGACCATCACCGGGGCGAACGCGACGAACATCACCCACGTGCTCGTCTATCGCAGTCATCTCGATCGAAGTCTGGTCCTGCTGGGGGTGAACACGCTCAACACGGACGACCTGGAGCGTCAACTGGCCGCCTCCGGCTTCACCGTGCGCTACCGGACCACGACCCAATGAGCACCGCGAAGACGGCTCACGGACGAGGGCGACGGCTCAGGGGCGCCGCCGCGGTGCTGCTTGGGGCGGCCTTCCTCACCGCGTGCGGGGCGAGCTCCGGAGAACTGGTCACCTCGAGCGACGTGATCCGGATCGGAGTGGCTCATGAGCTGTCCGGCTGGGCCGCCGGCTACGGAACCGACAGCCTCAGGGGGATCGAACTCGCCGTCGAGCAGGTCAACGCGGCGGGCGGGGTACGGGGCAAGCAGATCGAGCTCATCACCCACGACACGCTGTCCGACCCCGCCAAGGCCATGACCATGACGACGCGCCTGATGATGCAGGAGCGAGTGGTGGCGGTCATCGGGCCCACGACCTCGGTGAGCGCCGAGGCGACGAAGGCCGTAGCTGGCATCCACGAGGTGCCGCTCATCTTCGGGTCGGCCACCCAGGACTCCCTCACCGACAACGGCTCGGGGACCCGGCCGTACGTCTTCCGCACCTGCTTCAGCAGTTCGTCCCAGGCATCCGCGATGGCGACCTATGCCCGCCGGAACCTCGGTGCGACCAACGCGGCCGTCTTCGTCGACGATCGTCTCACCTACACCAGGGAGTTGACGGCCTCGTTCCGGGACGCGTTCGTCGCCGCTGGGGGAGCGGTCGTGGCCGAGGAACCGTTCACGCCCGGTGCCACCGACTACGGCGAACTCCTGTCCAGGCTCCAGGGCAAGCAGTACGAGGTGATCTACCTGCCCGGCTATCCCGACGAGGCGGGCCAGATCATCCGCCGTGCCCGTGAGCAGGGGATATCCCAGCCCATCCTGGGTGCCGACGCCTATGAGAGCCCGGCACTGGGCAATGCCGCGGGAGCGCTCGACAACGTCCACTACACGACCCACTTCACCGCGCTCGACACCGCGAACGCCCAGGTGCAGCCGTTCCTGGACGCGTACCGGACGAAGTACCAGGCTGAGCCGAGTTCCTTCAGCGCTCAGGGCTACGACACCCTCAACGTCGTCGTGCGGGCCATCCGCCGCGCCGAAGAGGTCAGCGGGGTCTTGGTCGGTGCCGCGATGGCCGACCTGGGAGACTTCGCCGGGGTCACGGGATCCTTCGGTATGCCGGCCAGCCATGATCCCGCGAAGTCGGTGGTGGTGGTCTCGCTGCGCGACGGCGCCGTGTCCGGGGTGGAGCGGATCTCCGCCTGAGCCGGGGCAGCGTACACCGGAAGGGGTCAGACGTACCGACGCGCGGCCTCGCCGGCTTGATACCCGTAGCCGGACCCGAACAACTGGGCGTGGACGAGCAGCGGGTGCAGTTGGTGGAGCAGGATCCTGGACGGCCAGCCTGCGTCGAGGCCCGCGGCTTCGGCATAGGCGGCCTGCACGCGCGACAGCATCGGGACCCCGAACAGTGCCAGCATGGCCAGGTCCGTCTCGCCATGACCACCGTGTGCGGCCGGATCGATGACGACCCCGCCGCGTGTGGTGAAGATGACGTTGCCCGCCCACAGGTCGCCGTGGATGCGGGCAGGCGGGCGTCCATCGTCGAAGTCGCCGTCGACGAGTCGCTCGCACACGCGCTCCACCGCGGCCAGATCGGTGGGGGACAGCGACCCCTGGTCGTGGGCGGCCTTCGCATGCGGCAGGAGCCGGAGTTCGGCGTAGAACTCGCCCCACCGCGCATAGTGACCCAGTGGAAGCCGCGCGTGCCCGATCCAGCCGGGCGTGGCATCGTCCCACTCGTCCGGGCCGGTACCGAACGCATCGGCGCCTGCGGCATGAGTGGCCCACAGCCGGCGTCCGAAGTCCTCGGCGACCGGCGCGGTGACCGGGACGGGGGTGAGCCTTTCCTCCGTCAGATGCCCGTCACCCCATTCGACGACGGGGACGACCAGCGCGCCCCTCGCTGCCCTGAGCCAGGACAGCCCGCGCGCCTCCCATTCGATGGCCGGACCGCTGTCGCGTTTGACGAAGGTCGTGGTCATGTGCTCATCGTCGCACGAAGCGTCTCGTCAGGATGCACTTCATTCTCACGATGCACCACGGTCCATCCACACGGTGCCGGTGTCGTTCGCGCGCGACCGCCCGGACAGCAACTCGACGAACAGCGCATCGGCACCGGCCAGGACGCCGGGATCGTCGGGGACGGCGACGGTGAGTGTGGCGCCGTCCGCGAGGTAGTCGGTTGTGACGACGTCGAACCCGTGCGAGCGGATCGAGGACTCCAGGCGTCCGGCATCAGCGAACGAGACAGGCAGGGCGAGCAGCCTCATGCGCACACGTTCCACGAGCACAGCGCGATCCAGAGTGCCGGCGGCGGCGTCCGAGTACGCCTGCACCAGGCCGCCGACGCCGAGCTTGATCCCCCCGAAGTACCGGACCACCGCGACGACGACGTCCGACAGCTCGCACACACCCGGTGCGGTCTGGCGAGCCAGAACGGCCTTGAGAATCGGGACTCCGGCGCTGCCGCCGGGCTCGCCGTCGTCGCTGGAGCGCTGGATCTCGCGATCAGGCCCCAGGACGAAGGCGTGGCATACGTGCCGAGCCTCCCGGTGGGCGCGCCTGGTCTCGGCGACGAACGCTCGCGCCTGTTCCTCGGTGGTCACCCGGGCGGCGAACCCGAGGAACCGCGAGCGCTTGATCGTCGACTCCGTCGACGGCAGGTCGCCGGCGCGGGGCACCACGTAGCGGTTGGTGCGTGCGTCCGGCATACGGCGCAGTCTACGGGTGTCGTATGCAAGGACGACTCCGGTTCCCGACCGTGCCGGCGACCGGTACGCCGCACACGGCCTCAGCGCAGCGGCGGGATCTCGACGGCCGCGGCCTCGTCCAGGATGGCCTGGACGACGGCGACCTGATCAGGCGTGATCGCGGTGGCCGGGGCCAGCGTGTCCGCGGGGTAGTCGATGCCCTTCAGACGGACGGCGATGCGCACACCGCCCAGCACATGCTCCGGAATCGCCGGGTAGAGCCGCGACAGCACGTTGACGCGCTGGTAGTACCCGGCGACGGCGGCGAGGTCGCCCGCCTCGTAGGCGCGGTGGATGGAGACGAAGAGCTCCGGCTCGACGTTCGTGAGCGCCCCGAGGATGCCGTTGCCACCGTAGAGGCGGTTGAGGAGGTAGTGCTCGTCGGTGCCGGACAGCACTGCGACGTCGGGGCGGACGCGTCGCACCGCGGCGATCACCTGACGGGTGTGCCCCGGCACGTCGACGGTGTCCTTGACCGCGACGATGTTCGGGTGGCGCTCGACGAGCCCCGCGGCGGCCTCGGGGGTGATGTCGAACCCGGTGGGCAGGGGATTGTTGTAGAGCCAGATCGGGGCGTCGACGGCGTCGGCTATACCGCCGAAATGGCGCTCGATCGCCTCGCCCTTCGGGGGGAAGAAATAGGGAGCGATGACGACCAGTGCAGAGGCTCCGCGTCCGGCCGCGTATTCGGCGAGTTCCAGGGTCTCGGAGAGCACGGGGCTGGCGACGCCGACGAGCGTCAGGGATCGCCCGGCGATCCGGTCGATGCCGAAGTCGATGATGTCGGTCTTCATGGAGTGGGGGATGGCGTAGAACTCGCCCGCGGTCCCCAACAGGAAGATGCCATCGATTCCGGCATTCACAAGGTGGTCAAGATGCTGTCCCCAGGATTCGAAGTCGAAGTCACCGTCGTTGGTGAACATCGAGATCGCCGGGGTGAAGATTCCACTCGGCATGGTGCGAACGCTACAGGATCGACGACCGCGCGTGGGAAGCGGCCCGCCCAACGGGCACCAATGCGTCGCGAGATGCGATTGGTGCCGCGATGTTGTCAGCTGGTGCCGATACGGTGTGTTCCATCGCGCGACATGGAGGTCATGAAAGGTGTTGCTGGAAGAACTCGCATCGGGTCTGCGTCTTGATGGGCTGATCCCTGGTGAGGTTGTCACGGTCATTCAAGCCCAGCCCTATGGCACCGGCGCTGTCGAACTCACCTACAGGACATCGGCCGGTGGCCTAGACAGCCAGATGGTCTTCCGCAGGGATGCGGACGGCTTGTCGGTCGCCCACGGTGCGGGCAGGCCGTTCGATGCCGATGCGGGCGACTTCAAACTGGTCGCCGAGGCCCAGCGCATCAGACTCGCGGGCCTGTTCGACCCCATGCTGGCGGTGGCAACCTCCGATGTACAGCCTCTGCCGCATCAGATCAGTGCCGTCTACGAGAAGATGCTGCCGCGCATGCCCCTGAGGTTTCTGCTGGCCGACGATCCCGGCGCCGGCAAGACGATCATGGCTGGTCTGTACATCAAGGAGTTGTTGCTGCGTGACGACGTGCGGCGCGCGCTCATCGTCGCGCCCGGCGGGCTGGTCGAGCAGTGGCAGGACGAACTGTTCCTGAAATTCGGGTTGCATTTCGACCTGCTGACCACTCAGCTGGCCGACGCGAACATCAACACCGACGTGTTCGAGCGGTATCCACTGCTCATCGCGCGGATGGATCAGCTAGCGCGGAACGTCGATCTGCAGGCCCAACTCAGGCAGACCGAGTGGGATCTGGTGGTGGTCGACGAGGCCCACCGCATGGGCGCGCACTACTTCGGCAACAAACTCGAGAAGACCAAGCGCTTCCAGCTCGGCGAGTTGCTCGGCAGCATCACGCGGCATCTGCTGCTCATGACGGCCACACCGCACTCGGGCAAGGAGGAGGACTTCCAGCTGTTCCTTTCGCTGCTCGACCGTGACCGGTTCGAGGGCAGGCACAAACAGGCCGTCGACACCGGCGACATCATGCGGCGCATGGTCAAGGAGGATCTGCTGACGTTCGACGGTCATAGGCTGTTCCCCGAGCGCATCGCCGAGACGGTTCCGTACGAGCTGACGGAGATGGAGTACGACCTGTACGACCAGGTCAGTGCCTACGTACGTGAGGGCATGAACAGGGCCGAGCGCCTCAACCCGAATCGCCGCAATACCGTCGGTTTCGCGCTCACAGTGCTGCAGCGGCGGCTCGCGTCCAGCCCCGAGGCGATCTACCAGTCGTTGGTCAGGCGCACTAAACGGCTGCGGCGGCGCCGGGACGACATCATCGCGGGCAGGCATGCCGAGCCCGAGGCAGACGTCGACCCCGAGGCGTTTGATGCCGACGAATACGACGCGGAACAGGTCGAACAGATCGAGGACGAGCTCGTCGATGCGGCGACCGCGGCTCAGACCGTCGCAGAACTCGACAAGGAACTGATCGACCTGGATGAGCTGACGGGGCTCGCCAGGCGGGTGCGCGACGCGGGCACCGATCGGAAATGGACCGAGCTGAGCCGCATCCTGCAGGATCACGCCCTGACCACCGACGCCAGGGGAGTGCCTCGCAAACTTATCGTCTTCAGCGAGCACCGCGACACCCTCAACTACCTCGCCCACCGGATTCGGGTCCTGCTGGGGCGCCCCGAGGCGGTGCAGACGATCCACGGCGGGGTGCGCCGTGCCGAGCGGCGCCGGATCACCGAGGAGTTCACCAAGAACCCCGACGTGCAGATTCTCATCGCCACCGACGCCGCCGGGGAAGGCCTGAACCTCCAAGCCGCGCACCTGATGGTGAACTACGACCTGCCGTGGAACCCCAACCGCATCGAGCAGAGGTTCGGGCGCATCCATCGCATCGGGCAGACCGAGGTGTGTTACTTGTGGAATCTGGTCGCCACCAACACCCGCGAGGGCGACGTGTTCACCTGCCTGCTCGGCAAGCTCGACGAGATGCGCCGTGCCTACGGTGGCAAGGTGTTCGACGTCCTCGGGGAGGCTTTCGAGAACAAGCCTCTGCGCGACCTGCTGATGGAGGCCGTGCAATACGGCGAGCGGCCCGAGACGCGCGCGAGGATGCGCGAGCTGATCGACGCCAGGGTGGGGGACGGGATGAAGGAGCTCCTCGACAAGCGCGCACTGGCCAACGATCATCTGGCGACCGCCGACCTGGAGCTACTGAAGGCCGCGATGGACGAGGCCAGGGCCCGGCGCCTGCAACCTCACTACATCGAGTTGGCCTTCCGTGCCGCGTTCACACGGCTTGGCGGGCGCATCGTCCGTCGCGAACAGGGACGCTATGAGATCACCAACGTGCCCTCAGCGATACGAGCGAGCCGGTTCGGGCCGATCGCGACGAAGTACGAACGTGTCGCGTTCGACCTGGCACGGGTCGAGCCGGACGGGCTGACGCGTGCCGATCTGCTCGCTCCCGGCCATCCGCTGCACGACGCGGTGATGGAGCTGGTCGATCAGCGGTTCGCGGGCGTCCTGAACGCCGGCACGGTGCTCGTGTCGGCGGAGCTCGACCGGCCGCACCTGCTGGTGGGAGCCGTGGAGGAGATCACTGACGCGACCGGTGCGAGCGTGAGCCGCCGGTTCGGGTACGCGTTCGCCGACGCGGACGGCACAGTCACCGCTGCGGGCCCCGCGCCCTATCTCGACTGCGTGGCCGCGCCCGATATCCCGGTCACCCGCGCCGCGAGGCAGCAGGATTGGCTGGCTGAGGCCGAAGACCGAGCCAAGAGCTGGATCGTCGTGCACCATCTGCCGGAGTATCTCGGCGAGGTGCTGCCTCGCCGCGCGGCCCAGCTCGCGAAGACCCGCGAGCTGGTGACTCGGCGCCTCGAACGAGAGCGCGACCGCCTGACACTCGAAGCGGTCGTCGCGGGCCAGAAGGAGCGAGCGGGAGAGAAGGTACCGGAGTCGTCGGACAGCCTGAACCGGAAGGCAGCCGAACTCGACGGCCGATTGCGTACCCGGCTCGCTCAACTCGACCAGCAGGAGCGGATGTCGACGAAACCTCCGCGTGTGACCGCGGCGGCGCTGGTGCTGCCTCTGTCGATGGTCGAGGATGCCGTGCCGACCGCGGCTCCGATGCACGCGAAGGAGACCAAGCAGGTGGAGCGTCGTGGCGTTGACCTGGTGCTCGAATGCGAGCGGAGACTGGGACGATCCCCCGCCGAGCAGGATTTCGCCAACCCCGGGTTCGACATCTTGTCGTCCACGCCGACGGGGGAGACCTACCGTATCGAGGTGAAGGCGCGCATCGATGGGGCGACCGACTTCTTCGTCACGCACAACGAGGTCATGACAGGTAAGAACGCGGTTCCGCGATACCGGCTGGCTCTCGTCCGGGTCGATCCGCGAGGCCCACGCTATGACGAGGTGCGCTACCTGGACGATCCGTTCGCCACCACCGACCTCGGTGGTTTCGAGGCCACGGGTATCCGGGGCGACTGGGCCAAGACGTGGGCAAAGGGGCATGAGCCGTTCTGAGGGGCGGGCATCTGCATATCCGGATGAGGGCGCTATTGCTGAGCGGTGAGCATCGTGCGTCGGCGACGACTCGGTGAGTCCGCCCGGTCGCGGCGGCTCAGAGTGGCCAGTGGCGCTAAGTTGAGTGACGGTAACAAGCGCCAATGAGGTGCGTGGAGTGGATGGGGGAGCACAGCGGTGCCGAAACGCAAGCTGATCGAGGTGGCGCTGCCGCTGGAAGCCATCAACCGGGAGTCGGCACGTGAGAAGTCGATCCGGCATGGGCATCCGTCCACGCTGCACTTGTGGTGGGCGCGGCGTCCTCTCGCGGCCGCGCGGGCGGTGCTGTTCGCGCAGCTCGTGGACGATCCCAGCTCGCACCCCGACCAGTTCGGGACCGAGCGCGCTCAGCGCGCCGAACGGGAGCGGCTGCACGGCATCATCGAGCGACTGGTCAACTGGGACAACGTGCGTGACGAGAACCTGTTCGCTCAGGCCCACGAGGAGATCCTGAAGTCGACCGACGGCAAACCGCCGGCAATCCTCGATCCGTTCGCGGGGGGGGGGTCTATCCCTTTGGAGGCCCAACGTCTGGGCCTCGAGGCGCACGCGTCTGATCTGAACCCGGTCTCCGTCCTCATCAACAAGGCCCTGATCGAGTTACCGCCGAAGTTCCGCGATCTGCCGCCGGTGTTCCCGGGTGTCGCCGACACTCGTGCGGCGTGGCGGGGAGCCGAGGGACTGGCGGCCGACGTGCGCGCCTTTGGCGAATGGATGCGCGATCAGGCCGATGCGCGCATCGGGCACCTGTACCCGAAGGCAACACTCCGGTCCTCTGGATCGTCGGCTGAGCCTGTCGAGGCCACCGTGATCGCCTGGATCTGGGCCCGCACCGTCGCCTGCCCGAACCCGGCCTGCGGTATCGAGATGCCACTTGTGCGCTCGTGGTGGCTCGGCAAGAAGAAGGGCAAGGAGGCCTACATCGTCCCGTCGATCGTCGGGGACCCGACCCATCCGTCAGGACGACGGGTTCGGTTCGGCATCGGGCACGGCGCGGCTGAGGCTCCTACGCCCGCCACCGATGGCACCGTCGACCGGAGGGGAGCCCGGTGCGTCGCCTGTCAGACAGCAGTGCCGCTGGACTATGTGCGCGCCGAGGGACGCGCCGGACGCATGGGGCAGCAGCTCATGGCGGTGGTTGCCGAGGGGACGCGGAGCCGGGTGTATCTAGCGCCGTCGGACGAGCAGGTGAGGGCTGCTGCGGTTGTGCGCCCGGCGGATGTACCAACGGCGGTGCTTCCGAAAGAGGCACTCGGGTTCCGCGTTCAGTCATATGGCATGACGCATTGGGCAGACCTCTTCACCAACCGGCAACTCGTCGCGCTCACGACGTTCAGCGACCTCGTCGGCGAGGCACGGCAGAAGGTGCTGGACGATGGCGCGTCAACTGAGTACGCGGACGCAGTTGCCACGTACTTGGCGATGGCGTTGAGCCGCACTCTCAACAAGTCATCCTCGATCTGTTCGTGGGACAGCAGCACCAAAATGGAGGCGGTACGTGGGGTGTTTGCCCGCCAAGCCATTCCAATGACGTGGGATATCGCCGAGGCCAACGTACTAGGCCACTCTTCGGGTGGGCTTCTCGAAGACATTGGGTGGGTATACCGATCGATTGCACTGGTGCCCGCGCACGGGATAGGCGGCTTCGCCGCGCAAGAGGATGCCGCACAATGCCAATATTCAGGCAGAGTGCTGAGCACCGATCCCCCCTACTACGACAACATCGGCTACTCCGACCTGTCCGATTTCTTCTACGTCTGGCTACGTCGATCGCTGAGACCGATCTATCCCGACCTGTTGTCGACGATGCTCGTCCCGAAGGCTGAGGAACTCGTGGCGAACCCCTATCGTCACGACGGCAGGGAGGGGGCGAAGGAGTTCTTCGAAGACGGTTTCCGTACGGTATTCGCCCATGCCCGGAAGTCGGCGTCGACCGATTTCCCGATTACCGTCTATTACGCCTTCAAACAGAGCGAGTCGGACAGCGGGGGCCAGGTATCGACCGGTTGGGAAACCTTGCTGGAAGGGATGATCCGGTCAGGTTGGGCGATCACTTCAACGTGGCCGCTGCGTAGCGAACTCGGTAACCGGATGCTGGCCAAGGACACCAACGCTCTGGCGTCGTCCATCGTGCTGTCGCTGCGTCCCCGCCCGGACGATGCCCCGGTCACCGACCGCAGAGGTTTCATCGCCGCGCTCGAGTCCGAGCTTCCCGATGCGCTTCGCAAGCTCCAGCAGGGCCGGATCGCGCCGGTTGATCTTCCGCAGGCGGCCATCGGCCCGGGCATGGCGGTGTTCAGCCGGTACGCGGGGGTGCTGGAGCCCGACGGCCACAAGATGACGGTCCGTTCGGCGCTCGCGCGTATCAACGAGATTCTCGACCAGGTGCTCAGTGAGCAGGAGGGTGACTACGACCCGACGACGCGTTTCGCGATCGCCTGGTACCGGCAGCACGGCTACGGCGTCGGCCGGTTCGGCGATGCGGACAACCTCGCTCGCGCGCGGAACACCAGCGTCGATGCACTCGACCGCGACGGCCTGATCGTCTCTCGCGCGGGCAGGGTCAACCTGATCCGGCCCGCCGACCTGAGTTGGAACTACGACCCGGCCACCGACCCGCACACAAGCAACTGGGAGGCCCTGCATCACCTCGTCAAGGTGCTGGAGCGCGACGGCATCGCCCCCGCGGGCGACTTCCTGCGTGCCGAACTCGACCGAAGCGACGGGGCAGTGGACGCCGACCTGGTCAAGGAGCTTGCGCACCTGCTGTTCCGCGTCGCTGAAGCCAACGGGTGGACGAAGAACGCGCTCAGCTTCAACTCGCTGGTGACGAGCTGGCCCGACATCGTGGACGTCGCGCGTGCCAAGCCGAACGTGGCAGACGAGGAAGAGCCCCAGGATGCCCTCGACTTCGACGAAGAGGAGAACTGACATGGCCCTGAGCAATCGCGACCGCGTGGATCGTATGTTCCAGCTCACGGCACCGGCACTCGACGACTTCATCTCGTCGGTGATCGGCCAGGAAGACAAGGTACTGGGAGCGCAGTGGGTGACGCTGGTCCAGGCCAAGGATGCCAAGAACGGGGTTCCGGCCACCAAATCGTACGATCCGCTCGACCCGCAGGTGCAATTCCGTATACTCACCGAGAGCAACATCACCGGGGGCTACCGACACGGGTGGTATCCGTTCGATCCGGTCCTGGACAAGGCGGGCAAGGCCTACGCGAGCGAACTGCGAGAGGTCCGCAACAGATGGGCGCACGACTTGGGGCGCAACGTCGCGTTCACCGACGACGATGCCTACCGTGCCCTCGACACTGCCGAGCGGCTTCTCAAGCTGATCGGCTCGGCCGACGTCGCCGAACAGGTGCGGATGATCCGGCTGAACCTGCGACGTGTGACCGCCGACAAAGACGACAAGAAGGTGCTCAAGGCGGCGGTCGACACCCCCAGGGTCGCCGGGCTGCGGCCCTGGCGAGAGGTGCTTCCACCGCACGACGACGTCGCGACCGGCAACTTCGCGGCCTCCGAGTTCGCGGCCGATCTGCATCGCGTCGCGTTCGGCCGCGAACAGGACGCCGACTACTCCGACCCGATCGAGTTCTTCCAGCGCACCTATCTCACCGAGGGACTGTCCGATCTCATCGGACGAGCTGTCCGGCGCCTGGCCGGAGACGACAACGCGCCGCCGGTCATCAACCTGCAGACCAACTTCGGCGGCGGCAAGACGCACTCGATGCTGTCACTGTGGCATGTAGCCGCGGGGCTACCGATAGGATCCTTCCCCCAAGAGACCCAGGAGCTGCTGGCGGCGAACGGGTACACCGGCACGAAAGTCAACAGGGTCGCGATCGTCGGCAACCACTTCAGCCCGTCCGGGGTGGTGAAGGACGACGGCACCCGCGTCAACACGATGTGGGGCGAACTCGCCTGGCAACTCGGTGGCCGGGATGCTTTCGCGCTGGTGGCCAAGTCGGACGCCGATCGCACCCATCCTGGTGCGGCGCTGTACGACCTGCTGGCCGCATACGCGCCCGCCGTGATCCTCATCGACGAATGGGTCGCCTACGCGCGCTCGCTGGTGGGCCGCGACGACCTCGCGGGGGGCACGTTCGACGACCAGTTCACGTTCGCCCAGACACTCACCGAAGCCGCCAAGGCAACATCGGGAATCCTGCTGGCGATCTCGATCCCGGCGTCCGAGAGTGGGGCTGATCTCGACCGGATCATCGCCGGAAACGCCGAGGAGGTCGGGGGAGCCAACGGGCTGGAGGCGCTCAAGCGGCTGCAGAACGTGGTGCGGCGGGTCGCCGACCAATGGCGATCGGCCTCGCCCGACGAGTCGTACCACATCGTCAAGCAGCGTCTGTTCAAACAACCCGATGCCGCCGCGCTCGCCGAGATCGGGGCAACTGCGCGCGAGTTCGTCGACATGTACCGCAAGTTCTCCGACGACTTCCCTCGCGAATCGCGGGACGCTGCCTACGGGGAGCGGATCAAGCGCACCTACCCGATTCACCCGGAACTGTTCGACAGGCTGTACGAGGAGTGGTCGTCACTGGAACGGTTCCAGCGAACCAGGGGAGTGCTGCGCCTGATGAGCACCGTCATCCATGAGCTGTGGGCCGGCCAGGACGCGTCCCCGCTGATCATGCCTGGGTCGATTCCGCTGGCCACGGCCAATGTCAACGCCGAACTCACGCAATACCTCCAGGATTCGTGGAAGGCGATCATCGACGCCGATGTGGATGGGCCGGCCTCCGAGCCTGTGCGCATCGACGGCGAGAAACCGGCGCTGGGGCAGCGGTCGCTCACCAAGCGGCTGGCCCGCACGGTGTTCTTCGGCGCGGCACCGACGATCGGATCGGCCCACAAAGGGCTGGAGACACAACGCGTGTTCCTGGGCACGGCGATTCCCGGCGATGTGCTCGGCAACTTCCACTCGGCACTGACGCAGTTGTCGGACCGCGCGACGTACTTCTACGGGGGCTCGGGCAAGTACTGGTACGACCTGCAGGCCAACATCACGCGCACCGCTCGGGACCAGGCCGAGCGTTTGCACAAGGAGGATGTCTGGGCGGAGATCGTCGCCCGTCTTCAGGGGCAGGGACGCATCCGCGGCGACTTCGCAGGCGTCCACGTGTGCCCCGAGACCAATGCGGACATCCCTGACATTGATGAGGCCCGCTTGGTGATCCTGCATCCGAAGGTCGCGCACAGGCGCGGCCAGGAATCGCCGGCCAAGGATTTCGCGCGGGACGCGACGGAACGGCGGGGGAGTGCCAACCGCGTCCACCGCAACATGCTCGTCTTCCTCGCCGCCGATGAGGCGAGACTGGACGAACTGAACGCCGCGACCCGGGACTATCTCGGGTGGGCACACGTGCTGGACAACCAGGTCGACCTCGATCTGACGAAGAATCAGATCAACCAGGCCGCTCAGCGTCAGGAACAGGCTGACAAGACCGTCGCCTCGCGCCTCATGCAAACCTTCGTATGGGCGCTCGTGCCGGCTCAGCCCGATCCGGGTGCGCCGTTCGTCATCCGGGAGACCAAGGTGGAAGGGCAATCGACGGGGTTGGCCGAGCGAGTCTCCCGCAGGCTCGGCGGGGATGGCGATCTCGCCATCAGGCAGGCGGCCA
It includes:
- a CDS encoding ABC transporter substrate-binding protein, whose protein sequence is MSTAKTAHGRGRRLRGAAAVLLGAAFLTACGASSGELVTSSDVIRIGVAHELSGWAAGYGTDSLRGIELAVEQVNAAGGVRGKQIELITHDTLSDPAKAMTMTTRLMMQERVVAVIGPTTSVSAEATKAVAGIHEVPLIFGSATQDSLTDNGSGTRPYVFRTCFSSSSQASAMATYARRNLGATNAAVFVDDRLTYTRELTASFRDAFVAAGGAVVAEEPFTPGATDYGELLSRLQGKQYEVIYLPGYPDEAGQIIRRAREQGISQPILGADAYESPALGNAAGALDNVHYTTHFTALDTANAQVQPFLDAYRTKYQAEPSSFSAQGYDTLNVVVRAIRRAEEVSGVLVGAAMADLGDFAGVTGSFGMPASHDPAKSVVVVSLRDGAVSGVERISA
- a CDS encoding fructosamine kinase family protein, which encodes MTTTFVKRDSGPAIEWEARGLSWLRAARGALVVPVVEWGDGHLTEERLTPVPVTAPVAEDFGRRLWATHAAGADAFGTGPDEWDDATPGWIGHARLPLGHYARWGEFYAELRLLPHAKAAHDQGSLSPTDLAAVERVCERLVDGDFDDGRPPARIHGDLWAGNVIFTTRGGVVIDPAAHGGHGETDLAMLALFGVPMLSRVQAAYAEAAGLDAGWPSRILLHQLHPLLVHAQLFGSGYGYQAGEAARRYV
- a CDS encoding IMPACT family protein, giving the protein MPDARTNRYVVPRAGDLPSTESTIKRSRFLGFAARVTTEEQARAFVAETRRAHREARHVCHAFVLGPDREIQRSSDDGEPGGSAGVPILKAVLARQTAPGVCELSDVVVAVVRYFGGIKLGVGGLVQAYSDAAAGTLDRAVLVERVRMRLLALPVSFADAGRLESSIRSHGFDVVTTDYLADGATLTVAVPDDPGVLAGADALFVELLSGRSRANDTGTVWMDRGAS
- a CDS encoding dihydrodipicolinate synthase family protein → MPSGIFTPAISMFTNDGDFDFESWGQHLDHLVNAGIDGIFLLGTAGEFYAIPHSMKTDIIDFGIDRIAGRSLTLVGVASPVLSETLELAEYAAGRGASALVVIAPYFFPPKGEAIERHFGGIADAVDAPIWLYNNPLPTGFDITPEAAAGLVERHPNIVAVKDTVDVPGHTRQVIAAVRRVRPDVAVLSGTDEHYLLNRLYGGNGILGALTNVEPELFVSIHRAYEAGDLAAVAGYYQRVNVLSRLYPAIPEHVLGGVRIAVRLKGIDYPADTLAPATAITPDQVAVVQAILDEAAAVEIPPLR
- a CDS encoding helicase-related protein, translating into MLLEELASGLRLDGLIPGEVVTVIQAQPYGTGAVELTYRTSAGGLDSQMVFRRDADGLSVAHGAGRPFDADAGDFKLVAEAQRIRLAGLFDPMLAVATSDVQPLPHQISAVYEKMLPRMPLRFLLADDPGAGKTIMAGLYIKELLLRDDVRRALIVAPGGLVEQWQDELFLKFGLHFDLLTTQLADANINTDVFERYPLLIARMDQLARNVDLQAQLRQTEWDLVVVDEAHRMGAHYFGNKLEKTKRFQLGELLGSITRHLLLMTATPHSGKEEDFQLFLSLLDRDRFEGRHKQAVDTGDIMRRMVKEDLLTFDGHRLFPERIAETVPYELTEMEYDLYDQVSAYVREGMNRAERLNPNRRNTVGFALTVLQRRLASSPEAIYQSLVRRTKRLRRRRDDIIAGRHAEPEADVDPEAFDADEYDAEQVEQIEDELVDAATAAQTVAELDKELIDLDELTGLARRVRDAGTDRKWTELSRILQDHALTTDARGVPRKLIVFSEHRDTLNYLAHRIRVLLGRPEAVQTIHGGVRRAERRRITEEFTKNPDVQILIATDAAGEGLNLQAAHLMVNYDLPWNPNRIEQRFGRIHRIGQTEVCYLWNLVATNTREGDVFTCLLGKLDEMRRAYGGKVFDVLGEAFENKPLRDLLMEAVQYGERPETRARMRELIDARVGDGMKELLDKRALANDHLATADLELLKAAMDEARARRLQPHYIELAFRAAFTRLGGRIVRREQGRYEITNVPSAIRASRFGPIATKYERVAFDLARVEPDGLTRADLLAPGHPLHDAVMELVDQRFAGVLNAGTVLVSAELDRPHLLVGAVEEITDATGASVSRRFGYAFADADGTVTAAGPAPYLDCVAAPDIPVTRAARQQDWLAEAEDRAKSWIVVHHLPEYLGEVLPRRAAQLAKTRELVTRRLERERDRLTLEAVVAGQKERAGEKVPESSDSLNRKAAELDGRLRTRLAQLDQQERMSTKPPRVTAAALVLPLSMVEDAVPTAAPMHAKETKQVERRGVDLVLECERRLGRSPAEQDFANPGFDILSSTPTGETYRIEVKARIDGATDFFVTHNEVMTGKNAVPRYRLALVRVDPRGPRYDEVRYLDDPFATTDLGGFEATGIRGDWAKTWAKGHEPF